Proteins encoded by one window of Ramlibacter tataouinensis:
- a CDS encoding MerR family transcriptional regulator, translating to MLTSKEVLERTGISRATLNNYIATGLIPRPDVQPPGPEHGAAPRIGYFPDGTAERIAEIQRLKREGWTIARIAAHFGGTPAHLGAASGIGGLPRSDAPEPAARPDLLPATAVPQVGAAATERPDGDPAASTQPHRTTPTPGHPPLALATPPLPSRQSPAPILTPVVVLVSTLQDAGDLWLQLPAGEYFELVNEIWTELDRIFVRHGGRHGRHPGEGMVCHFLPQPPASYLWNALAAAHQARQAMRQVSSRWQARKGWDRELCMNTGIDEGQEWLGPLRLSEPLELTVVGGAADHAAQLSRSARGGAIWITRNLAGKLAPQERSRIDFGVPGHAAGPEPRRLLASFARLEELAALQPHPAAVPPALALLAVTELLDLRDGPATPPGSPREGAV from the coding sequence GTGCTCACCAGCAAGGAAGTTCTGGAGCGGACCGGCATCTCCCGGGCCACCCTGAACAACTACATCGCCACCGGCCTGATCCCCAGGCCGGACGTGCAGCCGCCCGGCCCCGAGCATGGGGCGGCGCCGCGCATCGGCTACTTCCCGGATGGCACGGCGGAGCGCATCGCGGAGATCCAGCGCCTCAAGCGCGAAGGCTGGACGATCGCCCGCATCGCCGCCCATTTCGGTGGCACGCCAGCGCACCTCGGCGCGGCGAGCGGGATCGGCGGCCTGCCCCGATCCGACGCACCCGAACCCGCGGCAAGGCCCGATCTCCTGCCGGCCACCGCCGTGCCGCAGGTCGGCGCCGCCGCAACCGAACGGCCCGACGGCGACCCCGCCGCAAGCACCCAGCCGCACCGCACCACGCCCACTCCCGGACATCCGCCCCTCGCCCTGGCCACCCCGCCCCTGCCCTCGCGCCAGTCTCCCGCCCCGATCCTCACGCCCGTCGTCGTCCTGGTCAGCACCCTGCAGGACGCCGGCGACCTGTGGCTGCAACTGCCGGCCGGCGAGTACTTCGAGCTGGTCAACGAGATCTGGACCGAGCTCGATCGCATCTTCGTGCGCCACGGCGGCCGCCACGGCAGGCACCCGGGCGAAGGCATGGTCTGCCACTTCCTGCCGCAGCCGCCGGCCAGCTACCTGTGGAACGCACTGGCCGCCGCGCACCAGGCGCGCCAGGCGATGCGCCAGGTCAGCAGCCGCTGGCAGGCGCGCAAGGGCTGGGACCGGGAGTTGTGCATGAACACCGGCATAGACGAGGGCCAGGAGTGGCTGGGCCCCCTGCGCCTGTCCGAGCCGCTGGAGCTGACCGTGGTGGGCGGCGCCGCCGACCATGCGGCGCAGCTCTCGCGCAGCGCCCGGGGCGGCGCGATCTGGATCACCCGCAACCTGGCCGGCAAGCTGGCGCCGCAGGAGCGCTCGCGCATCGATTTCGGCGTGCCGGGCCACGCGGCCGGCCCCGAGCCGCGCCGCCTGCTGGCCAGCTTCGCGCGGCTGGAGGAACTGGCCGCCCTGCAACCCCACCCTGCCGCCGTCCCGCCGGCGCTGGCCTTGCTCGCCGTCACCGAACTGCTGGACCTGCGCGACGGGCCGGCAACCCCACCTGGATCACCCCGCGAGGGCGCCGTCTGA
- a CDS encoding VOC family protein — protein sequence MKPRITVITLGVQDLERAVAFYRDGLGLPTSGIVGQEFENGAVAFFDLEGGLKLAVWPRVSMAADTGIPLGAGGPLEFTLGHNVHSKSEVDAVLQRATRAGATLVKAAGETFYGGYAGYFMDPDGHLWEVVYNPEMLPPN from the coding sequence ATGAAGCCACGAATCACCGTCATTACCCTCGGCGTCCAAGACCTGGAGCGAGCAGTCGCTTTTTATCGCGATGGGCTCGGGCTGCCTACCAGCGGAATCGTCGGGCAGGAGTTCGAGAACGGGGCGGTGGCATTTTTCGACCTGGAAGGCGGGCTCAAACTCGCGGTGTGGCCTCGGGTGAGCATGGCCGCTGATACGGGCATCCCGCTGGGAGCAGGAGGTCCGCTCGAATTCACCCTCGGTCACAACGTTCACTCGAAGAGCGAAGTGGACGCCGTGTTGCAGCGAGCCACGAGAGCAGGCGCCACCTTGGTGAAGGCCGCGGGAGAAACCTTCTATGGGGGCTACGCTGGCTACTTCATGGACCCTGATGGACACCTTTGGGAGGTGGTCTACAACCCCGAGATGCTGCCGCCCAATTAG